The Brevibacillus brevis genome contains a region encoding:
- a CDS encoding DNA sulfur modification protein DndB — protein sequence MFNIKAFGTIGLINFSNDKGIMTSQLKVKDILNIYRIDSTINRDLSYNRLPQIIKYIESLDGNIGVFLPSLVFSFPENPHYYYSPQDQELTIPPDIKLTVIDGQHRIKSFEKMVSTITDNEKKQKVLESYMTVQIYFGLDRDDERRLFSDINSNARRVSMSLVTSYDTRDIMNILVNEIFNSSSSLQAVQIEFNKSKILRPRNTHFSTSVRIKKFISILLFGKRSLSNKNEAQVKKQYDDLFSFLDKFFSLLFGVLPNTPGDVLQYVLGHESLQNALALHLHNKIIIDCESEITWIDNWEEEIELLGLIDWSIRNTIWHPHMIIARKNSPYEFKAFVDSRHNDLLEILQSELG from the coding sequence ATGTTCAATATTAAAGCCTTTGGAACCATAGGTTTAATAAATTTCTCAAATGACAAAGGTATTATGACATCTCAACTTAAAGTCAAAGATATATTAAACATTTATAGAATAGACTCAACAATTAATAGAGATCTATCTTACAATAGACTCCCTCAGATAATTAAGTATATTGAAAGCCTTGATGGCAATATCGGGGTATTCTTACCATCTCTAGTTTTCTCATTTCCAGAAAATCCTCATTATTACTATAGTCCACAGGATCAGGAGCTTACTATACCACCTGACATAAAGTTAACTGTAATTGATGGTCAGCATAGAATTAAATCCTTTGAAAAAATGGTTTCTACTATTACTGATAATGAAAAAAAACAAAAAGTTTTAGAAAGCTATATGACTGTTCAAATTTATTTTGGATTAGACCGTGATGATGAGAGAAGACTATTCTCAGATATAAACTCGAATGCAAGAAGAGTCTCTATGTCACTTGTCACAAGTTACGACACAAGAGATATAATGAATATTCTTGTCAATGAAATATTCAACTCATCAAGTTCTTTACAGGCAGTTCAGATTGAATTCAACAAAAGCAAAATTTTACGTCCAAGAAATACACACTTCTCTACGAGTGTAAGAATTAAGAAATTTATCAGCATTCTTCTTTTCGGTAAAAGGTCACTTAGTAATAAAAATGAAGCACAAGTAAAAAAACAGTATGATGATCTTTTTAGTTTTTTAGATAAGTTTTTTTCTTTATTATTTGGCGTTCTCCCTAATACCCCAGGAGACGTTTTACAGTATGTCTTAGGACATGAATCTTTGCAAAACGCATTAGCTCTACACCTACACAACAAAATAATTATAGATTGTGAGTCAGAAATCACATGGATTGATAATTGGGAAGAAGAAATTGAATTGCTAGGACTTATTGATTGGTCTATTCGTAATACAATCTGGCATCCACACATGATTATAGCTAGAAAAAATTCGCCATACGAATTTAAGGCATTTGTTGATTCAAGACATAATGACCTACTGGAAATCCTACAATCAGAACTAGGCTAA
- a CDS encoding efflux RND transporter periplasmic adaptor subunit, with translation MKRRWLVSVMMIGLLATTACSEQQPASAPQKEVKHVVVAQVKKEQAVSVTELSGTLAPLEEAFVSFEVGGRIVEMNRKEGDTVKAGDVLARVNATDYSLQVASSNAAVQQSAANLSKVNNGAREQEVTQARLLVEKATVGLQKMQDDFNRIEKLYQQNAISKSEYESAQNGLTIAQKDLQNAQQSYSLVTQGARAEDKQLTQAVYNQTIIAKEVAANTLAKTQLRSPINGTIIAKLSSAGNLVGSGTPVYQVGNIDTLKVVLPVPDREISAWKTGETISLDLYGQKRDGKVTKIFPATNQNTGTIGVEVQIANPARDWFAGQVVKATKTVTGQEGVYVPVEAVISRGKDDAHVFVNAGGKAVKTSVAIGQIVSDKLEIKNGLKEGDQLIVKGVDRLFDGDPIEAAGGTQP, from the coding sequence ATGAAGAGAAGATGGCTTGTATCTGTAATGATGATCGGACTTTTGGCAACGACGGCTTGCAGCGAGCAACAACCTGCTTCGGCACCCCAGAAGGAAGTGAAGCATGTCGTCGTTGCACAAGTGAAGAAGGAGCAGGCTGTTAGCGTCACGGAGTTGTCTGGTACGCTGGCACCTTTGGAGGAAGCATTCGTCTCTTTTGAAGTAGGCGGTCGTATCGTGGAGATGAACCGAAAAGAAGGAGACACGGTCAAAGCGGGAGATGTGCTCGCCCGTGTGAACGCCACAGATTATTCGCTCCAGGTTGCTTCGTCCAACGCTGCCGTGCAGCAGAGTGCAGCAAATCTTAGCAAGGTAAACAATGGCGCGAGAGAGCAAGAAGTGACGCAGGCGCGTTTGCTTGTGGAGAAGGCAACAGTGGGACTACAAAAAATGCAGGATGATTTCAACCGGATTGAAAAGCTCTACCAGCAAAACGCCATTTCCAAAAGCGAGTATGAAAGTGCACAAAATGGACTGACGATTGCGCAAAAGGATTTGCAAAACGCACAGCAGTCTTATTCACTGGTTACGCAAGGGGCTCGTGCGGAAGACAAACAGTTGACGCAGGCTGTATACAATCAGACGATTATCGCCAAGGAAGTGGCAGCCAATACACTTGCCAAAACGCAGCTTCGTTCGCCGATTAACGGGACGATCATCGCCAAGCTCTCGTCTGCGGGCAATTTGGTCGGTTCAGGTACCCCCGTCTATCAAGTCGGCAACATCGACACATTAAAAGTCGTATTGCCCGTTCCTGACCGTGAGATTTCGGCATGGAAAACAGGCGAGACGATCTCCCTTGACCTGTATGGACAAAAACGGGATGGCAAAGTGACAAAAATATTTCCTGCCACGAACCAAAATACCGGAACGATTGGCGTAGAGGTCCAAATCGCCAACCCAGCTCGTGACTGGTTTGCTGGTCAGGTGGTGAAAGCGACCAAAACGGTAACGGGACAGGAAGGTGTCTACGTACCAGTAGAAGCAGTCATCAGCAGAGGAAAAGATGACGCGCATGTCTTCGTCAATGCAGGCGGCAAGGCTGTCAAAACAAGCGTAGCCATCGGGCAGATTGTAAGTGACAAGCTCGAGATCAAAAACGGATTAAAAGAAGGAGACCAACTGATCGTCAAAGGGGTGGACCGTTTGTTTGACGGTGATCCAATCGAGGCGGCAGGAGGTACACAACCGTGA
- a CDS encoding YhbD family protein, translating to MDTNVISKKDLLELTGISYGQLYRWKRKNLIPEEWFIRRATFTGQETFFPREQILARIDKILNMKDDLSLDELADMFSPSMSGTSLTADELLARNIVSTTSLEVFNVFLGSLRTFTFQQALYAYVLEKLLAAGDLSVDEGGGLLQVMASHYPKFEGKPCELIFMRKMGISTFVLVSGSTEMYFDSGVKVVKRLDLANCIEELKGKYL from the coding sequence TTGGACACAAATGTAATCTCGAAGAAGGACCTACTGGAGCTAACAGGCATTTCGTACGGACAATTGTACCGTTGGAAACGAAAAAACTTGATTCCAGAGGAGTGGTTCATTCGCCGAGCAACTTTTACAGGGCAAGAAACCTTTTTCCCACGTGAACAGATTTTGGCTCGAATCGACAAGATCCTGAACATGAAAGACGACCTGTCGCTGGATGAATTGGCGGACATGTTTTCACCAAGTATGAGTGGAACGTCGTTGACCGCAGATGAATTATTGGCACGAAACATTGTTTCGACTACTTCTCTAGAAGTGTTTAACGTTTTTCTCGGGAGCTTACGGACCTTTACCTTCCAGCAGGCACTATACGCCTATGTGTTGGAAAAGCTTTTGGCGGCAGGAGACTTAAGTGTAGATGAAGGCGGCGGATTGCTGCAGGTAATGGCTAGCCACTATCCCAAATTCGAAGGGAAGCCTTGCGAGCTGATCTTTATGCGCAAGATGGGGATTTCCACGTTCGTGTTGGTGTCTGGCTCTACCGAAATGTATTTTGATAGCGGTGTAAAGGTAGTGAAACGGCTCGATCTAGCCAATTGCATCGAGGAATTAAAAGGAAAATATTTGTAG
- a CDS encoding aminopeptidase yields the protein MRDARIVKLATNLLSHSVRLKEKESLLIEVRGEGHALAKELVKQAYDLGAYPFVRIIDPSIQRELMLGASAERATHLAKWEEPMYKDLDTYIVINGPSNDSEMADVPVERRRAHQSVMQELHDYLTNNVRWTLLNYPTTALAQNANMSTVAFEDFYFDVCSVDYKKMHEAFLPLQQLMNRTDKVRLVGPGTDLQFSIKDIPSVICSGLRNIPDGEIFTAPVRDSVNGTITYNTATSYMGTKFENVCLKFVDGKIVEATSNNTDRLNQIFDTDEGARYIGEFAIGVHPYILHPMNDILFDEKIAGSFHFTPGRAYDTADNGNRSQIHWDMVNIQRPEYGGGEIWFDDVLIRKDGLFVLPELQGLNPENLKG from the coding sequence ATGCGGGATGCACGCATCGTTAAGTTGGCTACAAATTTGCTGAGCCATTCTGTACGCCTGAAAGAAAAGGAAAGCTTGTTGATTGAAGTTCGTGGCGAGGGTCACGCTTTGGCGAAAGAATTGGTTAAGCAGGCGTACGACTTGGGAGCCTATCCGTTTGTACGGATTATTGACCCGTCTATCCAACGTGAGCTGATGCTCGGTGCAAGTGCAGAGCGTGCGACTCATTTGGCGAAATGGGAAGAGCCAATGTACAAAGATTTGGATACCTATATCGTCATCAATGGTCCATCCAATGACAGCGAGATGGCCGATGTTCCGGTAGAGCGTCGTCGTGCGCATCAGAGTGTGATGCAAGAATTGCATGATTACCTGACCAACAATGTACGCTGGACACTGCTCAACTACCCGACCACCGCTTTGGCGCAAAATGCCAACATGTCTACCGTTGCTTTTGAAGATTTTTATTTTGACGTATGTTCCGTTGACTATAAAAAGATGCACGAAGCCTTTTTGCCTTTGCAGCAATTGATGAATCGCACGGACAAAGTGCGTCTGGTCGGACCGGGAACGGATCTTCAATTCTCGATCAAGGATATCCCTAGCGTCATCTGCTCCGGACTGCGCAATATTCCAGACGGCGAGATTTTTACAGCTCCTGTACGTGACTCTGTGAATGGAACCATTACGTACAACACCGCAACAAGCTACATGGGCACGAAATTCGAAAATGTGTGTCTGAAGTTTGTAGACGGAAAAATCGTTGAGGCGACTTCTAACAACACAGATCGACTTAACCAAATTTTCGATACAGACGAAGGAGCACGCTACATCGGGGAATTCGCAATCGGCGTGCATCCATACATCCTGCATCCAATGAATGATATCTTGTTCGATGAAAAAATTGCAGGCAGCTTCCACTTCACTCCAGGACGTGCATACGACACCGCAGATAACGGTAACCGCAGCCAAATTCACTGGGATATGGTAAACATCCAGCGTCCAGAGTACGGCGGCGGCGAAATCTGGTTTGATGATGTGCTGATTCGCAAAGACGGTTTGTTCGTTTTGCCAGAGCTGCAAGGACTCAATCCGGAAAACTTAAAAGGGTAA
- a CDS encoding MDR family MFS transporter: protein MIWRSWDLNLKVRLFGELITHTFFWMYFPFMAIYFSDTFGKDVAGLLLMVPPLLGMLSNLFGGYLADRVGRRFTMLLSLCTSTVMFALFAFSPSPWIDYIAFIGIGIAGALYWPASSAMVADLTTEEDRRIVFATFYTAMNIGVVAGPVLGSVFFVHYRPQLLMFCTIVELLFAITVFFLIKETLPEHVRQEKAKERFSLTQQFKSYAIIFRDKAFALYIGAGILIAIGFMQLDIYMALYVKEHVMQQPLFSWGNWTYSVGGTSAFGWLMALNGFLVVLFTLPVTRWFENWSDRNSLVISSILFGLGLFLMAFTTNIWLLFGCMAILTFGELMRTPVAQSFISKYSPEDARGQYMGASSLQFSIGRFIAPLTIGLSQWLAPVGVFGVILGLTLVSAYLYIILFRMIGAKEVSKSS from the coding sequence ATGATTTGGCGTTCGTGGGATCTTAATTTGAAGGTACGTCTCTTTGGTGAATTGATTACGCACACCTTCTTTTGGATGTACTTTCCGTTTATGGCGATTTATTTTAGTGATACGTTTGGGAAGGATGTAGCGGGTCTTCTGTTGATGGTGCCGCCGCTACTCGGGATGCTGTCCAATCTGTTTGGCGGATATTTGGCTGACCGGGTAGGGCGCAGGTTTACCATGCTGCTCTCGCTCTGTACTTCGACGGTGATGTTCGCGCTGTTTGCGTTCTCTCCGTCTCCTTGGATCGACTACATTGCCTTCATCGGGATCGGGATCGCTGGGGCTCTCTACTGGCCTGCCAGCTCCGCCATGGTGGCTGATTTGACCACAGAAGAGGATCGAAGAATTGTCTTTGCCACCTTTTACACAGCGATGAACATCGGGGTGGTTGCAGGTCCTGTATTGGGCTCTGTCTTTTTTGTTCATTATCGCCCGCAGCTGTTGATGTTCTGTACCATCGTTGAGTTGCTTTTTGCGATCACTGTCTTTTTCCTGATCAAAGAAACGCTGCCTGAACACGTCCGTCAGGAGAAGGCAAAGGAGCGTTTTTCCCTGACTCAGCAATTCAAGAGTTACGCCATTATTTTCCGAGACAAAGCATTTGCCCTGTACATTGGCGCAGGGATTTTGATCGCCATTGGATTCATGCAGTTGGATATTTACATGGCGTTGTATGTCAAAGAGCATGTTATGCAGCAACCATTATTCTCCTGGGGCAATTGGACTTATTCTGTCGGGGGAACCAGCGCATTTGGCTGGCTCATGGCCTTAAATGGTTTTTTGGTTGTTCTGTTTACACTACCGGTCACACGTTGGTTTGAAAACTGGAGCGATCGCAACAGCCTCGTCATCTCCTCCATCTTATTTGGTCTTGGTCTGTTCTTGATGGCCTTTACGACGAATATTTGGCTCCTGTTCGGCTGTATGGCGATTTTGACATTCGGCGAGCTGATGCGCACGCCAGTGGCCCAGAGCTTCATCAGTAAATACTCGCCCGAGGATGCACGCGGTCAGTACATGGGAGCTTCTTCACTCCAGTTCTCGATTGGTCGCTTCATCGCTCCCCTGACGATCGGTCTATCCCAATGGCTCGCTCCTGTTGGTGTATTCGGTGTCATCCTGGGCTTAACCTTAGTCAGTGCTTATTTGTATATCATCTTGTTCCGGATGATTGGTGCCAAAGAAGTTAGCAAAAGTAGCTAG
- a CDS encoding RluA family pseudouridine synthase, which translates to MSRKDWIEYIVSEQDTGMNVEQIVRQKLNVSGRMMQRLTRSKGILLNRKQPFLQRQVKAGDTIAVRVIERQEQAPRQPRHDTKPEGPITPMPSIDILYEDDHLLIANKPAGMMVHPIKQETDTLVHALAAVLAARGEQTSVHPVHRLDKDTSGAILVAKSSYGHQLADRLLREGGIHREYLAVVSGVLSEEAGTINAPIGRDVRHPTKRRVVESGDPAITHYEVQQTSEGMTLARVWLETGRTHQIRVHFAHIGHSLAGDTMYGGARGLLRRQALHASKLSFLHPLLEKEIVVEAPVPSDMKRLMQAEFT; encoded by the coding sequence GTGAGCCGCAAAGATTGGATCGAATACATCGTCAGTGAACAAGACACGGGAATGAACGTGGAACAAATCGTCCGGCAAAAGCTCAACGTGTCGGGGCGTATGATGCAGCGGCTGACGAGAAGCAAAGGGATTTTGCTCAATCGCAAGCAGCCCTTCCTCCAAAGACAAGTAAAAGCAGGAGATACAATCGCTGTTCGTGTCATCGAGAGACAAGAGCAAGCGCCTAGGCAGCCCCGGCATGATACGAAGCCCGAGGGACCAATCACACCAATGCCGTCCATCGACATTTTGTACGAGGACGATCATCTCTTGATTGCAAACAAACCAGCAGGCATGATGGTGCATCCAATTAAACAGGAGACTGACACATTGGTACATGCACTCGCTGCCGTACTGGCGGCACGGGGTGAGCAGACGAGCGTACATCCTGTGCATCGGCTAGATAAAGATACATCAGGAGCGATTCTCGTAGCCAAAAGCAGCTATGGTCATCAATTGGCTGACAGGCTGTTGCGCGAAGGAGGTATTCATCGCGAGTATCTTGCGGTTGTCAGTGGCGTGCTGTCAGAGGAAGCTGGAACGATTAATGCGCCAATCGGCCGGGATGTGCGTCATCCTACGAAGCGCCGTGTCGTGGAGAGTGGCGATCCTGCCATCACGCATTACGAGGTACAACAGACCTCTGAGGGAATGACGCTCGCGCGGGTCTGGCTGGAAACGGGTCGTACCCATCAGATTCGCGTTCACTTCGCCCACATTGGACACTCGCTTGCTGGCGATACGATGTACGGGGGAGCGAGAGGTTTGTTACGCCGACAGGCTCTGCATGCTTCGAAGCTGTCCTTTTTGCATCCGCTTCTCGAAAAAGAGATTGTAGTCGAGGCACCGGTACCATCTGATATGAAACGCTTGATGCAAGCGGAGTTTACATAA
- a CDS encoding TetR/AcrR family transcriptional regulator, producing the protein MDHPDIEQKLGGRGEEEQETRERILSAARQLMAQKGYKGATTRKISEIAGVNEVTVFRHFKNKVGILKELLKEIMDVREQLEQGLQGEFSDLKEMLVSYARTYYGLLVERKEIFMICMIEADNHPEVVQMFSSLPMTAVEVLSNKLLAFQEQGHLPKADPFTAALMFVSTFFYAFMAKYRVNLDLEMVEEELFENASEILLQGIKGLK; encoded by the coding sequence ATGGATCACCCAGATATAGAACAGAAGCTGGGGGGGAGAGGCGAAGAGGAACAGGAAACCCGTGAGCGAATTTTATCGGCCGCACGTCAGCTAATGGCACAAAAGGGATACAAGGGAGCGACTACACGCAAGATTTCTGAAATTGCAGGGGTTAATGAGGTGACGGTATTTCGTCACTTCAAGAACAAGGTAGGCATCTTGAAAGAGCTCCTGAAAGAAATCATGGATGTCCGAGAGCAGCTGGAGCAAGGGTTGCAAGGCGAGTTTTCTGACCTCAAGGAAATGCTGGTCAGCTACGCACGTACGTATTACGGCTTATTGGTCGAGCGCAAAGAAATTTTCATGATCTGCATGATCGAAGCGGATAACCACCCGGAAGTCGTACAGATGTTCAGCAGCCTGCCGATGACCGCAGTCGAGGTATTGTCCAACAAGCTCCTAGCGTTTCAGGAGCAAGGGCATTTGCCAAAGGCAGATCCGTTCACGGCAGCTCTTATGTTCGTCTCCACTTTCTTCTATGCCTTCATGGCGAAGTATCGGGTCAATCTCGATCTCGAAATGGTAGAAGAAGAGCTTTTTGAAAATGCTTCTGAAATCTTGCTACAAGGCATCAAGGGACTCAAATAA
- a CDS encoding polymer-forming cytoskeletal protein, which produces MQNENKNKLDLIFHGAVNATGGVYNKVDVQGYGKINGDVECESLHCAGHVSITGDLTGSSARVEGNASIKGKVKMDTLSVYGQLDVGDDLNFTSLKVGGNVKVQGNMAGEDVKVHGSLKTAGDCEAEVFRANGAFSIGGLLNAGRIEVLLHGSCEAKEIGGEYIEVRRTGNSTLGKLLKHFLNNTLSVETIEGDEIYLENTKAKVVRGNKIEIGPDCEIDLVEYSTECKQDQSSQIKTLTQR; this is translated from the coding sequence ATGCAGAACGAGAATAAGAACAAGCTAGATTTGATCTTTCATGGGGCAGTGAATGCTACGGGTGGCGTATACAACAAAGTAGATGTGCAGGGTTACGGCAAGATTAATGGCGACGTAGAGTGCGAGTCGCTTCATTGTGCGGGACATGTCAGTATCACGGGAGATCTTACTGGCTCTTCGGCAAGAGTAGAAGGCAACGCGTCGATTAAAGGCAAAGTGAAAATGGATACGTTATCTGTATACGGACAGCTTGATGTTGGGGACGATTTGAATTTTACGAGTCTAAAAGTCGGTGGCAATGTCAAAGTACAGGGCAATATGGCAGGAGAGGATGTTAAGGTTCACGGATCATTGAAAACCGCAGGGGATTGTGAAGCCGAAGTGTTCCGGGCAAACGGTGCGTTTAGTATCGGAGGGCTGCTGAATGCAGGGCGAATCGAGGTACTTCTGCATGGCAGCTGTGAGGCAAAAGAAATTGGCGGAGAGTACATCGAGGTGCGCCGAACAGGCAATAGCACTTTGGGCAAGTTGTTGAAGCATTTTCTCAACAATACCTTGTCTGTAGAGACGATTGAAGGAGACGAAATCTATCTGGAAAACACAAAGGCCAAGGTCGTTCGCGGCAACAAGATCGAGATTGGTCCCGACTGCGAAATTGACTTGGTCGAATACAGTACAGAATGCAAGCAAGACCAAAGCTCACAGATAAAGACACTGACACAACGGTAA
- a CDS encoding efflux RND transporter permease subunit: MIKYIVQKRKITLLFFSMIVLVGSLSFFQLPKQEMPDIIVNMATITTVYPGASPEKVEQAVTKKLEEKINELQGLNYISSSSSLGVSFIMVEAKSDVDPKQKWDELRKKVKDAEADLPADAKQPIINDDLNRTFVQSFAVTVDTREELYSMRTMLKSWKEQLRTIPNVADVLVEGLPEQEVHIEVDTQKLSQYGITWSQVMMAVKKENEKIPLGDLTTEKRTYQLKLAENTDVEELNKVIISRSNEGFPIYLKDIGSVKMTTETVKTTSYFNGKPSITISVNAETGSDVPSLQKRVDEMMVTLDKTLPAGAERHSIYSQNERVDELFSDLTREMMIAIVAVLVVCALGLNLITSLVVAMAIPISLAVGLMFLPSLGISLNMISIVSLIIVLGILVDDAVVVNDNIERRLSVLGEKPMAAAVNGAKEVSISITTATLATIASFAPLMFLSGNVGQFIRPVPVIISMTMLASMVMSLTIIPIFRQWYEQRRKAGVEGYRKPAGLLGKQLLQLTKWYASKLMPKILKRPLLAGMIGVLIGTAAYGLIPLTPVELFPNDDRPQFLIDIRLPVGHSLEETDRVVRGTADWVLKQPGIETVSAYAGGSAPKMFGGDTAVGSGITVGQLVVRYHEKETHLENMLEPWTEEFKKLYPEASILPKQLEAGPPVGKPVVIRFYGEDIETLRSLSAQAKEKVAGLEGTYNVQDDFGVERYTLEFVINKELMEQKLVNYTDLSTTLRLVSEGITVSEFDTGSDLIDMKLFLQKGEEDPALLFQRLSIANARGELIPLSQLAEVKPTFSTQTIPHRDLSRSVTITSDLKGRTATEVMEEIKPMLDSMSFPEGYRYEIGGETSEQTDIFIDMGKLSILVVFLILILIAMQFYSLTIPVLVTSTIYLAVSGSLIGLFVTQTPLGFMTMMGIIALAGIVVRNGIVLIEFIEEARHTGMELKQAVISACEARLRPILLTSLTAIAGMMPLAISGDVLFKPLAVTIISGLAFSTLLTLIVVPSFYMVLTQHKIKKLAKKAAKRPDLYGPEAETHDG, encoded by the coding sequence GTGATTAAGTACATCGTACAAAAGCGCAAAATCACGCTCCTGTTTTTCAGCATGATCGTACTTGTAGGCTCCCTGAGCTTTTTTCAACTGCCCAAGCAAGAGATGCCGGATATTATCGTGAACATGGCGACAATCACGACGGTTTACCCGGGAGCTTCACCGGAAAAGGTCGAGCAGGCTGTTACGAAAAAGCTGGAAGAAAAAATCAATGAATTGCAGGGACTTAACTATATATCATCCTCGTCTTCCCTCGGAGTCTCTTTTATCATGGTGGAAGCAAAGAGTGACGTAGACCCGAAGCAAAAATGGGATGAATTGCGGAAGAAGGTAAAGGACGCAGAGGCTGATCTGCCAGCCGATGCGAAACAACCGATCATCAATGATGATTTGAACCGTACGTTTGTCCAATCGTTTGCGGTCACTGTTGACACGCGTGAAGAATTGTACAGCATGCGTACCATGTTGAAATCGTGGAAAGAACAGCTGCGGACAATTCCGAACGTAGCGGATGTACTGGTGGAAGGTTTACCGGAGCAGGAAGTCCACATCGAGGTGGATACGCAAAAGCTGAGCCAGTATGGGATCACGTGGAGTCAGGTGATGATGGCTGTCAAAAAGGAAAATGAAAAAATCCCGCTTGGCGACCTGACCACAGAAAAACGGACCTACCAGCTCAAGCTGGCGGAAAATACAGATGTCGAAGAACTGAACAAAGTCATTATCTCCCGTTCAAATGAGGGCTTCCCGATCTATCTGAAGGACATCGGATCGGTCAAAATGACGACGGAGACGGTGAAAACGACTTCGTATTTCAATGGGAAGCCTTCGATCACGATCAGCGTCAACGCAGAGACGGGAAGTGATGTGCCGTCCTTGCAGAAGCGCGTAGACGAGATGATGGTAACTCTGGATAAAACACTTCCGGCGGGGGCCGAGAGACACTCGATTTACAGTCAAAATGAACGCGTGGATGAGCTTTTTAGCGACCTGACCCGGGAAATGATGATTGCCATCGTCGCTGTTTTGGTGGTGTGTGCACTCGGATTAAATCTGATCACATCGTTGGTAGTAGCGATGGCGATTCCGATTTCCTTGGCTGTGGGGCTTATGTTCCTGCCGTCTCTGGGTATTTCACTCAACATGATCTCGATCGTTTCCTTGATTATTGTGCTCGGGATCTTGGTCGATGACGCCGTGGTGGTCAATGACAATATCGAGCGGAGACTGTCTGTCCTGGGCGAAAAACCGATGGCTGCGGCGGTTAATGGTGCCAAGGAAGTATCGATTTCAATCACGACCGCTACGCTGGCTACGATCGCGTCATTTGCTCCTTTAATGTTTTTGAGCGGCAACGTAGGGCAGTTCATTCGTCCGGTTCCGGTGATTATTTCGATGACGATGCTGGCGTCGATGGTCATGTCGCTGACGATCATCCCGATCTTTCGCCAATGGTATGAACAACGAAGAAAGGCTGGCGTAGAAGGGTATCGCAAGCCGGCTGGACTGTTGGGGAAACAATTGTTGCAGCTGACCAAGTGGTATGCGAGCAAGCTCATGCCGAAGATTTTGAAGCGACCGCTTTTGGCAGGAATGATTGGCGTATTGATTGGAACGGCGGCATATGGATTAATACCGCTCACTCCGGTGGAATTGTTCCCGAACGATGATCGCCCGCAATTTCTCATCGATATCCGTCTACCCGTGGGCCACAGTCTGGAGGAAACGGACCGAGTGGTGCGTGGGACGGCAGACTGGGTGTTGAAACAGCCTGGCATCGAGACAGTATCTGCGTACGCGGGAGGCAGTGCACCGAAAATGTTCGGCGGAGATACAGCTGTCGGAAGTGGCATTACCGTCGGACAGCTAGTGGTTCGTTATCATGAAAAAGAGACCCATCTCGAGAACATGCTGGAGCCGTGGACGGAGGAATTCAAAAAGCTGTATCCGGAAGCGAGTATCTTGCCGAAGCAGCTGGAGGCAGGTCCACCGGTTGGAAAACCAGTCGTGATTCGTTTTTATGGAGAGGATATTGAGACGCTACGCTCTCTTTCTGCACAAGCAAAAGAAAAGGTTGCCGGATTAGAGGGAACGTACAATGTGCAAGACGATTTCGGGGTAGAACGCTACACCTTGGAATTTGTCATCAATAAAGAGCTGATGGAGCAAAAGCTCGTCAACTACACGGACTTGTCCACGACATTGCGTCTGGTGAGCGAAGGCATTACCGTCAGTGAGTTTGATACGGGCTCAGACCTGATTGATATGAAGCTGTTCTTGCAAAAAGGCGAGGAAGATCCTGCCTTGCTGTTCCAGCGACTAAGCATCGCCAATGCGCGTGGAGAGCTGATTCCGTTGTCACAGCTCGCGGAAGTAAAACCGACTTTCAGTACACAGACGATCCCGCATCGCGATTTGTCGCGGAGCGTGACAATTACCAGTGATCTGAAAGGTAGAACGGCGACAGAAGTAATGGAAGAGATCAAGCCGATGCTCGATAGCATGTCCTTTCCTGAAGGATACCGCTATGAGATTGGCGGCGAGACTTCCGAGCAGACGGATATTTTTATCGACATGGGCAAACTCTCGATTCTTGTGGTTTTCCTGATCCTGATTTTGATCGCGATGCAATTCTATTCCTTGACCATTCCCGTACTGGTTACCAGTACGATTTACCTCGCTGTATCGGGGAGCTTGATTGGATTGTTCGTGACTCAGACGCCACTTGGCTTTATGACAATGATGGGGATTATTGCGTTGGCGGGTATCGTGGTGCGTAACGGGATCGTTTTGATCGAGTTCATCGAGGAGGCACGCCATACAGGCATGGAGCTGAAGCAGGCAGTTATTTCTGCGTGTGAGGCACGACTGCGGCCTATTCTTTTGACCTCGCTTACAGCGATTGCAGGTATGATGCCGCTAGCTATTTCGGGTGACGTTTTGTTCAAACCGCTTGCGGTCACCATTATTTCCGGCTTGGCGTTCTCGACACTTTTGACCTTGATCGTTGTTCCGTCCTTCTATATGGTTCTGACGCAGCACAAGATCAAAAAGCTGGCGAAAAAAGCCGCGAAGCGCCCGGATTTGTATGGGCCTGAGGCAGAGACTCATGATGGGTAA